Proteins from a genomic interval of Candidatus Macondimonas diazotrophica:
- a CDS encoding SelT/SelW/SelH family protein, translating into MESTRVSITYCSQCQWLLRAAWLAQELLMTFGDDLSEVALRPGTGGIFEIRLGDELLWSRSREGRFPEAKEIKQCLRDRIDPTRSLGHADRGSSR; encoded by the coding sequence ATGGAAAGCACTCGCGTGAGTATCACCTACTGTTCGCAATGCCAGTGGCTATTGCGTGCCGCATGGTTGGCGCAAGAGTTGCTCATGACGTTTGGTGATGATTTGTCCGAAGTCGCGTTGCGGCCCGGGACCGGTGGCATATTCGAGATCCGGCTGGGGGATGAGCTATTGTGGTCCCGATCGCGTGAGGGGCGGTTTCCGGAAGCCAAGGAGATCAAGCAGTGCTTGCGCGATCGCATTGATCCGACCCGTTCGCTTGGCCATGCTGATCGCGGCAGCAGCCGGTAG
- the trxA gene encoding thioredoxin TrxA, with protein MSGVITHVTDDNFEREVLQSQVPVLVDYWAEWCGPCKMIAPILDEISEEYSGRLKIAKLNIDENPQTPPKYGIRGIPTLMLFKGGNVEATKVGALSKSQLTTFLDGQL; from the coding sequence GTGAGCGGTGTCATCACCCATGTCACGGATGACAATTTCGAGCGGGAAGTACTCCAATCCCAGGTCCCGGTACTGGTCGATTACTGGGCCGAATGGTGTGGTCCCTGCAAAATGATCGCGCCCATCCTGGATGAAATTTCCGAAGAATATTCAGGTCGACTGAAGATCGCAAAACTCAATATCGACGAAAACCCCCAGACGCCACCGAAGTATGGGATCCGAGGCATTCCAACATTGATGCTGTTCAAGGGCGGTAACGTGGAAGCCACCAAGGTAGGCGCACTGTCGAAATCGCAGCTGACCACATTCTTGGACGGCCAACTCTGA
- a CDS encoding class I SAM-dependent methyltransferase: protein MSRKTLSLDERLNNYLFAAGVREPELARTLREETATHPESNMQIAPEQGQFLDFLIRSLGVRRAIEVGTYTGYSALITALALPADGELIACDINAEWTAIAQRYWSQAGVANRIQLHLRPAQETLQALIDSGQSGSFDFAFIDADKTAYPAYFEGCLELLRPGGVIAIDNTLWSGQVADPAVTDPDTVALRAFNTARRSDERIDLCLLPLADGLTLARKRA, encoded by the coding sequence ATGAGCCGCAAAACACTTTCACTCGACGAACGCCTGAACAACTATCTGTTCGCCGCTGGGGTACGTGAACCCGAGCTGGCACGCACGTTGCGGGAAGAAACCGCGACACATCCCGAATCCAACATGCAAATTGCGCCCGAGCAGGGACAATTTCTGGATTTTCTGATTCGCAGCCTGGGTGTTCGGCGCGCCATCGAAGTGGGAACCTATACGGGTTATAGCGCGCTCATCACGGCACTGGCACTTCCGGCTGACGGCGAATTGATCGCCTGTGACATCAATGCCGAATGGACAGCCATCGCGCAGCGTTATTGGTCACAGGCCGGGGTGGCCAACCGCATTCAGTTGCATCTGCGCCCAGCTCAGGAAACCTTGCAGGCGCTGATCGATTCAGGCCAGTCGGGCAGCTTCGATTTCGCCTTTATCGACGCGGACAAGACGGCTTATCCCGCCTACTTCGAAGGCTGTCTGGAACTGCTGCGCCCGGGCGGCGTGATCGCGATTGACAATACGCTCTGGTCTGGGCAGGTCGCCGACCCGGCCGTAACCGACCCGGATACGGTTGCCCTGCGCGCATTCAACACCGCCCGCCGAAGTGACGAGCGCATCGATCTTTGCCTGCTTCCCTTGGCTGATGGATTGACTTTAGCGCGCAAGCGGGCCTGA
- the rho gene encoding transcription termination factor Rho, with translation MNLTDLKKMPAAELVALAQSMNIEGTARSRKQDIIFSILKHAAKNGDEIFGDGVVEILQDGYGFLRSGDSSYLAGPDDIYVSPSQIRRFNLRTGDTVTGRIRPPKEGERYFALLKVDEINFERPEASHHKILFENLTPLFAKENLNLEQGNGSTEDLTSRIIDMISPIGKGQRGLVVSPPKAGKTMMLQNIAHSIAANHPECYLIVLLIDERPEEVTEMSRSVRGEVIASTFDEPATRHVQVAEMVIEKAKRLVEHKRDVVILLDSITRLARAYNTVIPSSGKVLTGGVDANALHRPKRFFGAARNIEEGGSLTIIATALVDTGSRMDDVIYEEFKGTGNMEIHLERRIAEKRIFPAININRSGTRREEFLIQQEEMQKIWILRKLLHSMDELAAIEFLLDRMKNTKTNSEFFDTMKRG, from the coding sequence ATGAATCTGACCGATTTAAAAAAAATGCCGGCCGCTGAGCTCGTTGCCCTGGCTCAGTCCATGAATATCGAGGGGACTGCACGGTCACGCAAACAGGACATCATCTTCTCCATTCTCAAGCACGCAGCCAAAAACGGCGACGAAATATTCGGCGACGGCGTGGTGGAGATCTTGCAGGATGGCTATGGTTTCCTGCGCTCGGGGGACAGCTCGTACCTAGCCGGACCGGATGACATCTACGTCTCGCCCAGCCAGATCCGCCGCTTCAATCTGCGCACAGGTGATACCGTCACCGGGCGGATCCGCCCCCCCAAGGAAGGTGAGCGCTACTTCGCACTGCTGAAGGTCGACGAGATCAATTTCGAACGCCCGGAGGCGTCTCACCACAAGATCCTGTTCGAGAACCTCACGCCTTTGTTTGCCAAGGAAAACCTGAATCTGGAGCAAGGCAATGGCAGCACCGAGGATCTGACGTCGCGCATCATCGACATGATCTCGCCCATCGGCAAAGGTCAACGCGGACTCGTCGTCTCCCCGCCCAAAGCGGGCAAGACCATGATGCTGCAAAACATCGCGCATAGCATTGCAGCCAACCATCCCGAATGCTATCTCATCGTCCTGCTCATCGATGAGCGTCCCGAGGAAGTCACCGAGATGAGTCGCTCGGTGCGTGGTGAGGTCATCGCTTCCACCTTCGACGAGCCGGCTACCCGCCATGTACAGGTTGCCGAGATGGTGATCGAGAAAGCCAAGCGGTTGGTGGAACACAAGCGGGATGTGGTGATTCTGCTCGATTCCATTACCCGCCTGGCGCGTGCCTACAACACCGTGATTCCCTCGTCCGGGAAGGTGCTTACCGGGGGTGTGGACGCCAATGCACTGCATCGGCCCAAACGGTTCTTCGGCGCCGCCCGCAACATCGAAGAAGGCGGCTCGCTGACCATCATCGCCACGGCTCTGGTCGACACCGGCTCGCGCATGGACGATGTCATCTATGAAGAATTCAAGGGCACCGGGAACATGGAAATCCACCTGGAGCGCCGTATTGCGGAGAAACGCATCTTCCCCGCCATCAACATCAATCGCTCCGGGACGCGCCGTGAGGAGTTTCTCATCCAGCAGGAAGAGATGCAGAAAATCTGGATTCTACGCAAACTCCTGCACTCAATGGATGAGTTGGCAGCAATCGAGTTCCTGCTGGATCGCATGAAGAACACGAAAACCAACAGCGAGTTCTTCGACACCATGAAACGAGGCTGA